In Rhinopithecus roxellana isolate Shanxi Qingling chromosome 16, ASM756505v1, whole genome shotgun sequence, a single genomic region encodes these proteins:
- the POLR1E gene encoding DNA-directed RNA polymerase I subunit RPA49 — MAAEVLPSARWQYCGAPDGSQRAVLVQFSNGKLQSPGNMRFTLYENKDSTNPRKRNQRILAAETDRLSYVGNNFGTGALKCNTLCRHFVGILNKTSGQMEVYDAELFNMQPLFSDVSVESELALDSQTKTYREKMDSCIEAFGTTKQKRALNARRMNRVGNESLNQAVAKAAETIIDTKGVTALVSDAIHNDLQDDSLYLPPCYDDATKPEDVYKFEDLLSPAEYEALQSPSEAFRNVTSEEILKMIEENSHCTFVIEALKSLPSDVESRDRQARCIWFLDTLIKFRSQRVVKRKSALGPGVPHIINTKLLKHFTCLTYNNGRLRNLISDSMKAKITAYVIILALHIHDFQIDLTMLQGDLKLREKRMMEIAKAMRLKISKRRVSVAAGSEEDHKLGTLSLPLPPAQTSDRLAKRRKIT, encoded by the exons ATGGCGGCGGAGGTGTTGCCGAGTGCGAGGTGGCAGTATTGTGGGGCGCCCGACGGGAGCCAGAGAGCTGTACTGG TCCAGTTCTCCAACGGGAAGCTACAGAGTCCAGGCAACATGCGCTTTACCTTGTATGAGAACAAAGATTCCACCAACCCCAGGAAGAGGAATCAACGGATCCTG GCAGCTGAAACAGATAGGCTTTCCTATGTGGGAAACAATTTTGGTACTGGAGCCCTCAAATGCAACACTTTGTGCAG GCATTTTGTGGGAATTTTGAACAAGACCTCTGGTCAAATGGAAGTATACGACGCTGAATTATTCAACATGCAGCCACTGTTTTCAG ATGTATCAGTTGAGAGTGAACTGGCACTAGACAGTCAGACCAAAACTTACAGAGAAAAG ATGGATTCTTGTATTGAAGCCTTTGGTACCACCAAACAGAAGCGAGCTCTGAATGCCAGGAGAATGAACAGAGTTGGCAATGAATCTTTGAATCAGGCGGTGGCTAAAGCTGCAGAGACTATCATTGATACGAAGGGTGTGACTG CTCTGGTCAGTGATGCTATCCACAATGACTTGCAAGATGACTCCCTCTACCTTCCTCCCTGCTACGATGATGCAACCAAGCCTGAAGACGTGTATAAATTTGAAGATC TTCTTTCCCCTGCTGAGTATGAAGCTCTTCAGAGCCCATCTGAAGCTTTCAGGAATGTCACATCAGAAGAAATACTGAAGATGATTGAGGAGAACAG CCATTGCACCTTTGTCATAGAAGCGTTGAAGTCTTTGCCATCAGATGTGGAGAGCCGAGACCGCCAGGCCCGATGCATATGGTTTCTGGATACCCTCATCAAATTTCGATCTCAGAGGGTAGTTAAGCGGAAAA GTGCCCTGGGACCTGGAGTTCCCCACATCATCAACACCAAACTGCTGAAGCACTTTACCTGCTTGACGTACAACAATGGCAG ATTACGGAACTTAATTTCGGATTCTATGAAGGCGAAGATTACTGCATATGTGATCATACTTGCCTTGCACATACATGACTTCCAAATTGACCTGACAATGTTACAGGGGGACttgaagctcagagagaaaaG GATGATGGAGATAGCCAAAGCCATGAGGCTGAAGATCTCCAAAAGAAGGGTGTCTGTAGCCGCCGGCAGTGAGGAAGATCACAAACTGGGCACCCTGTCCCTCCCACTGCCTCCAGCCCAGACCTCAGACCGCCTGGCAAAGCGGAGGAAGATTACCTAG